The proteins below come from a single Serratia fonticola genomic window:
- a CDS encoding glycosyltransferase family 4 protein, whose translation MKAFRLAIVRQKYRPDGGAERFVSRALEALEQQDLDLNVITREWQGDVNPNWHIHLCNPMKFGRISRERGFAEAARALWQKESFDLVQSHERIPGCDIYRAGDGVHRRWLLQRARLLPEWRRKWLFSNRYHRYVMCAERAMYAAPELKAVICNAEMIKREIIADFGVPADKITVIYNAIDNQKFLPANEQQRQQLRAQYQLPQQAHCLIFVGSGFERKGLAAAIRAVAATDSYLLVVGKDKAEKRYRSLAQKLGCGDRVRFMGVQKQTLPFYQAADALLLPTLYDPFPNVILEAMSCGLPVITSTTCGGAEFITPGQNGFVCDALDVSALTDAIVALPRQALGSSMGEAARRYILPHTPAHLSQQLIDLYQRLLPE comes from the coding sequence ATGAAAGCATTTCGCCTGGCGATTGTCCGCCAAAAATACCGCCCGGACGGCGGGGCAGAACGTTTCGTTTCCCGTGCCCTGGAGGCGCTGGAACAACAAGATCTGGATCTGAACGTCATCACCCGCGAATGGCAGGGGGACGTTAACCCGAACTGGCACATCCACCTGTGCAACCCGATGAAGTTCGGGCGCATCAGCCGCGAACGCGGTTTTGCCGAAGCAGCTCGAGCCCTGTGGCAGAAAGAGAGCTTCGATCTGGTACAAAGCCATGAACGCATCCCCGGCTGTGATATCTATCGCGCCGGTGACGGCGTCCATCGCCGCTGGCTGCTGCAACGGGCACGCCTGTTGCCGGAGTGGCGGCGCAAATGGCTGTTCTCCAACCGCTATCACCGCTATGTGATGTGTGCCGAACGCGCCATGTATGCCGCGCCAGAGCTGAAAGCGGTGATCTGCAACGCCGAGATGATCAAACGGGAAATCATCGCCGATTTCGGCGTGCCGGCCGATAAAATCACGGTGATCTACAATGCCATCGACAATCAGAAATTTTTACCGGCGAATGAGCAACAGCGGCAGCAATTGCGGGCGCAATATCAGCTCCCGCAGCAGGCGCACTGCCTGATCTTTGTCGGTTCGGGCTTTGAACGTAAAGGGCTGGCAGCCGCAATTCGCGCCGTAGCCGCCACCGACAGCTACCTGTTGGTAGTGGGTAAAGATAAAGCAGAAAAGCGTTACCGCTCACTGGCGCAAAAGCTGGGTTGTGGCGATCGGGTGCGTTTCATGGGCGTGCAGAAACAGACGTTGCCGTTCTATCAGGCCGCCGACGCCCTGTTGCTGCCAACCTTGTACGATCCGTTCCCCAATGTGATTTTGGAAGCCATGTCATGCGGACTCCCGGTGATCACCAGCACCACTTGCGGTGGCGCTGAGTTCATCACTCCTGGGCAAAACGGCTTTGTCTGTGATGCGCTGGACGTCAGTGCCCTCACCGATGCTATCGTTGCACTGCCACGGCAAGCCTTGGGTTCGAGCATGGGAGAGGCGGCGCGCCGATATATTTTACCTCACACTCCAGCCCATCTGTCTCAACAATTGATCGATCTCTACCAGAGGTTACTGCCGGAATGA